In Halopelagius inordinatus, a single genomic region encodes these proteins:
- a CDS encoding DUF420 domain-containing protein, with protein sequence MERGVRNHVPGLTAILTAVSLALVFGAVLGAIPETVLPGASDGVLDAIPHVNAAVSTVAIGTILLGVRSIRRGNVRRHRTLMLTSAGLFAIFLVLYLYRIILQGAAEFPGPESVYQFVYLPTLAVHILLAIVCIPLLYYVLLLAVTRPVSEIYDTRHRSLGRIAAALWLVSFFLGNVVYTLLYVVY encoded by the coding sequence ATGGAACGCGGCGTTCGAAATCACGTCCCGGGTCTGACTGCTATCCTGACGGCGGTATCACTCGCGCTCGTCTTCGGGGCGGTGCTCGGTGCGATTCCGGAGACGGTTCTCCCGGGGGCGTCCGACGGCGTCTTAGACGCCATCCCCCACGTCAACGCCGCCGTCAGCACCGTCGCTATCGGCACGATTCTCCTCGGCGTGCGCTCGATTCGCCGCGGAAACGTCCGCAGACACCGGACGCTCATGCTCACTTCCGCCGGCCTGTTCGCTATCTTCCTCGTGTTGTACCTCTATCGAATCATCCTACAGGGCGCAGCGGAGTTCCCCGGCCCCGAGAGCGTCTACCAGTTCGTCTACCTGCCGACGCTGGCCGTCCACATCCTCTTGGCTATCGTCTGTATCCCGCTTCTGTACTACGTGCTCTTGTTGGCGGTTACCCGTCCCGTGAGCGAAATCTACGACACGCGACACCGGTCGCTCGGTCGAATCGCGGCGGCGCTTTGGCTCGTCTCCTTTTTCCTCGGGAACGTCGTCTACACGCTACTATACGTGGTTTACTGA
- a CDS encoding helix-turn-helix domain-containing protein, whose translation MAKYSTGGGGGGGDGDSCELCGRTTAKLRHANVEGAQLLVCPDCAPHDDNRHKDQKKRDTSSQRDDGEPNRRKRAAQRTAKMYDQSKGDSSHWEKKGTNYEKDRLPYLVSGYGGVVESAREDADLTAAELAEELDVPESDIAAIEEGRAARANVGGSVIRALEDRLDVVLVDE comes from the coding sequence ATGGCAAAGTACTCCACCGGAGGGGGTGGCGGCGGAGGAGACGGCGACAGTTGCGAACTCTGCGGTCGCACCACCGCCAAACTCCGGCACGCCAACGTCGAGGGCGCCCAGTTGCTCGTCTGCCCCGACTGCGCGCCGCACGACGACAACCGACACAAAGACCAAAAGAAGCGCGACACGTCCTCGCAACGCGACGACGGCGAACCGAACCGTCGCAAGCGGGCGGCCCAACGGACGGCGAAGATGTACGACCAATCGAAGGGCGACTCCTCGCACTGGGAGAAGAAGGGGACGAACTACGAGAAAGACAGACTCCCGTACCTCGTCTCGGGGTACGGCGGCGTCGTCGAGTCGGCGCGCGAGGACGCCGACCTGACCGCGGCGGAACTCGCAGAAGAACTGGACGTCCCGGAGTCCGACATCGCAGCCATCGAGGAGGGCCGTGCGGCACGTGCGAACGTCGGCGGGTCGGTCATCCGCGCCCTCGAAGACCGACTCGACGTGGTCCTCGTCGACGAGTGA
- a CDS encoding MoaD/ThiS family protein: MAQSGAREAEEVPRETTTVEVRATGHIRDALGTPRMEFAFEGDTLREFVGAFLEEHDVRELLIAETTADATASGWVPADADDVRGSLRKNPDGEQTRAYARILVNGRFNENRRGFDTELKDGDRVALVNPFIFCC; the protein is encoded by the coding sequence ATGGCTCAAAGTGGAGCACGCGAGGCGGAGGAGGTACCGCGGGAGACGACGACCGTAGAGGTGCGCGCCACCGGTCACATCCGCGACGCACTCGGGACGCCCCGGATGGAGTTCGCGTTCGAAGGCGACACGCTCCGGGAGTTCGTCGGCGCGTTCCTCGAAGAACACGACGTTCGAGAACTCCTCATCGCGGAGACGACGGCGGACGCCACCGCGTCCGGATGGGTGCCCGCCGACGCCGACGACGTCCGGGGGTCGCTCCGCAAGAACCCGGACGGCGAACAGACGAGAGCGTACGCTCGCATCCTCGTCAACGGGCGATTCAACGAGAACCGACGCGGGTTCGACACGGAACTGAAAGACGGTGACCGCGTCGCTCTCGTCAACCCGTTTATCTTCTGTTGTTGA
- a CDS encoding 50S ribosomal protein L37e, which produces MTGAGTPSQGKKNKTTHVKCRRCGEKSYHSRKKVCSSCGFGKSAKQRGYEWQSKAGDN; this is translated from the coding sequence ATGACGGGCGCAGGAACCCCAAGCCAAGGCAAGAAGAACAAGACGACGCACGTGAAGTGCCGTCGCTGCGGCGAGAAGTCCTACCACAGCAGAAAGAAGGTCTGTTCGTCTTGCGGCTTCGGTAAGTCCGCGAAACAGCGCGGCTACGAGTGGCAGTCGAAAGCCGGCGACAACTAA
- a CDS encoding YciE/YciF ferroxidase family protein: protein MALETPRDLFVHNLKEMYYIENQLVDMLDELASDTPDEKLAKGFESHREETRQQVERLEAVFREIHETPDASGSGALDGMKQDHEEFKREVASDDLKTPYHLAAGIKTERMEITGYQSLITLANEIDFDGDVKGPLKENLDEEKDTLKTLTTMQKGSNIKNAIQNLL, encoded by the coding sequence ATGGCTCTCGAAACACCCCGTGACCTGTTCGTTCACAACCTCAAAGAGATGTACTACATCGAGAACCAACTCGTCGATATGTTGGACGAACTCGCGTCCGACACGCCGGACGAGAAACTCGCGAAAGGGTTCGAGTCCCACCGCGAGGAGACGCGACAGCAAGTCGAGCGTCTCGAAGCCGTCTTCCGAGAGATTCACGAGACGCCGGACGCGAGCGGAAGCGGCGCTCTCGACGGGATGAAACAGGACCACGAGGAGTTCAAACGCGAAGTCGCGTCGGACGACCTGAAGACGCCGTACCACCTCGCGGCGGGCATCAAAACCGAGCGAATGGAGATAACGGGCTATCAGAGCCTCATCACGCTCGCGAACGAAATCGACTTCGACGGCGACGTGAAAGGGCCCCTCAAGGAGAACTTGGACGAAGAGAAGGACACCCTGAAGACGCTGACGACGATGCAGAAGGGTTCGAACATCAAGAACGCGATTCAGAACCTCCTGTAG
- a CDS encoding alanyl-tRNA editing protein: protein MLTRAPAEPDVRQFESEVTGVDGRTVTLEETYFYAESGGQPADRGTLGGVPVADVQKSGNDVRHVLADAPEFGVGDEVAGVVDDDFRTYCMRAHTASHVLYGAGRRLLDELGYGGFDIGEEKVRVDFATTTDIDDEVLVELERLANRAVWDAREVTWEEVPADEAAARDDVAFNTKTEEGVMADADTVRLVTIDEWDVAACGGTHVANTLEIGPVTVVGRSNPGEGLTRVEFAVGPSGIERRANVHGAALDAARELGTAVEEVGDAAASLRAETESLESDLRELESDLLAGRISELEAVERDGATWRVGTIGGFGPNDVGEAAKDAVADGEDVVVAVGDGDSPFVVVAAAENADVDAGTVVSNVTDAFGGGGGGGAAFAQGGGLDADPQDVVSHVREEE, encoded by the coding sequence ATGCTAACGCGTGCCCCGGCTGAACCCGACGTTCGTCAGTTCGAGTCCGAAGTCACGGGCGTCGACGGGCGAACCGTCACACTCGAAGAGACGTACTTCTACGCCGAGAGCGGCGGCCAACCGGCCGACAGAGGAACCCTCGGCGGCGTCCCCGTCGCGGACGTCCAAAAGAGCGGAAACGACGTCCGCCACGTCCTCGCGGACGCGCCCGAGTTCGGCGTCGGCGACGAGGTGGCGGGCGTCGTAGACGACGACTTCCGGACTTACTGCATGCGAGCGCACACCGCCAGTCACGTCCTCTACGGCGCAGGCCGCCGACTCCTCGACGAGTTGGGGTACGGCGGGTTCGACATCGGCGAAGAGAAGGTTCGCGTGGACTTCGCCACGACGACAGACATCGACGACGAGGTGTTGGTCGAACTCGAACGACTGGCGAACCGGGCCGTCTGGGACGCCCGAGAGGTGACGTGGGAGGAGGTGCCGGCCGACGAGGCGGCGGCCCGAGACGACGTGGCGTTCAACACGAAGACAGAAGAGGGGGTGATGGCCGACGCGGATACCGTTCGCCTCGTGACGATAGACGAGTGGGACGTGGCCGCCTGCGGCGGGACGCACGTCGCGAACACGCTCGAAATCGGACCCGTAACCGTCGTCGGGCGGTCGAACCCCGGCGAGGGACTCACCCGCGTCGAGTTCGCCGTCGGACCCTCGGGCATCGAACGACGCGCGAACGTCCACGGTGCCGCCCTCGACGCGGCGCGCGAACTCGGGACGGCCGTCGAAGAGGTGGGCGACGCCGCGGCGTCGCTTCGCGCCGAGACGGAGTCGTTAGAGAGCGACCTGCGAGAACTCGAATCGGACCTCCTCGCCGGGCGAATCTCCGAGTTGGAGGCCGTCGAACGCGACGGCGCGACGTGGCGCGTCGGAACCATCGGCGGGTTCGGTCCGAACGACGTCGGCGAGGCGGCGAAAGACGCCGTCGCGGACGGGGAAGACGTGGTCGTCGCGGTGGGCGACGGCGACAGCCCCTTCGTCGTCGTCGCGGCGGCCGAAAACGCCGACGTGGACGCCGGAACAGTCGTCTCGAACGTCACCGACGCCTTCGGCGGCGGCGGGGGCGGCGGGGCCGCGTTCGCGCAGGGCGGCGGACTCGACGCCGACCCCCAGGACGTCGTCTCCCACGTCCGCGAGGAGGAGTAA
- a CDS encoding amidophosphoribosyltransferase, translated as MPDGRDSPNPTSGRGGHADRQTPADLSGPTEKCGVVGVSLSDRAASRPLYYSLYALQHRGQESAGIVTHDGFQQHSHVEMGLVGDAFDESDLDSLAGTGGIGHVRYPTSGGVNSCCAQPFSVSFKSGSLGLAHNGNLVNADELRDELEGLGHAFTSTGDTEVIAHDLARNLLNEDLVRAVKRTMQRIHGSYSLTIMHDETVLGVRDPQGNRPLCIGEVEDGYVLASESAAIDTLDGELVRDVRPGELVVLEPDGSGFDSYQLVEEENTAHCFFEHVYFARPDSVIDDTLVYEARRNLGRKLWEESGIETDVVMPVPDSGRAFASGYAEAANETTADGDERPDGDVDEQRSSANQTRSGDAGVEFAEGLMKNRYVGRTFIMPTQDERERAVRLKLNPIKSTIEGRSVTIIDDSIVRGTTSRQLVQLVRDAGAEEVHVRIGAPPIVAPCYMGIDMATREELIASDKSTEEIREDIGADSLAYLSIDAVADVLERSRADLCLGCVTGEYPYDIDDEETDRDVSRPTIGTEATPADD; from the coding sequence ATGCCTGACGGGCGGGACTCCCCGAATCCCACATCCGGACGCGGTGGTCACGCGGACCGACAGACACCGGCCGACCTCTCGGGACCGACCGAGAAGTGCGGCGTCGTCGGCGTCTCTCTCTCCGACCGCGCCGCGTCGCGGCCGTTGTACTACTCCCTGTACGCACTCCAACACCGCGGCCAGGAGTCGGCGGGTATCGTCACTCACGACGGCTTCCAACAGCACAGCCACGTCGAGATGGGACTCGTCGGCGACGCCTTCGACGAGTCGGACCTCGATTCGCTCGCCGGAACGGGCGGCATCGGTCACGTCCGATACCCCACCTCGGGCGGCGTCAACTCCTGTTGTGCCCAGCCTTTCTCGGTCTCCTTCAAGTCGGGGTCGCTCGGACTCGCGCACAACGGCAACCTCGTCAACGCCGACGAACTCCGCGACGAACTGGAGGGACTCGGCCACGCGTTCACCTCGACGGGCGACACGGAGGTCATCGCACACGACTTAGCGCGCAACCTCCTGAACGAGGACCTCGTCCGCGCGGTCAAGCGCACGATGCAACGTATCCACGGGTCGTACTCGCTGACGATCATGCACGACGAGACGGTTCTCGGGGTGCGCGACCCGCAGGGGAACCGACCGCTCTGCATCGGAGAAGTCGAAGACGGCTACGTCCTCGCCTCGGAGTCCGCCGCCATCGACACCCTCGACGGCGAACTCGTCCGCGACGTTCGACCGGGCGAACTCGTCGTCCTCGAACCCGACGGCTCCGGATTCGACTCCTACCAACTCGTCGAAGAGGAGAACACCGCTCACTGCTTTTTCGAGCACGTCTACTTCGCCCGACCGGACTCCGTCATCGACGACACCCTCGTCTACGAGGCGCGCCGCAACCTCGGCCGGAAACTCTGGGAGGAGTCGGGTATCGAGACGGACGTGGTGATGCCGGTTCCCGACTCCGGACGCGCCTTCGCGTCGGGGTACGCCGAGGCGGCCAACGAGACGACGGCGGACGGCGACGAACGCCCCGACGGCGACGTTGACGAGCAACGCTCGTCAGCCAACCAGACGCGGTCTGGTGACGCGGGCGTCGAGTTCGCGGAGGGCCTGATGAAGAACCGATACGTCGGTCGGACGTTCATCATGCCGACGCAGGACGAACGCGAACGCGCGGTCCGACTCAAACTCAACCCGATAAAGAGCACCATCGAAGGTCGCTCCGTCACCATCATCGACGACAGCATCGTCCGCGGCACCACCTCCCGGCAACTCGTCCAACTCGTCCGCGACGCCGGCGCGGAGGAAGTACACGTCCGCATCGGCGCGCCGCCCATCGTCGCGCCCTGTTACATGGGCATCGACATGGCCACCCGCGAGGAACTCATCGCCTCGGACAAGTCCACCGAGGAGATTCGCGAGGACATCGGCGCGGACAGTCTCGCGTACCTCTCTATCGACGCCGTCGCCGACGTGCTCGAACGTTCGCGCGCGGACCTCTGTCTCGGATGCGTCACCGGCGAGTACCCTTACGACATAGACGACGAGGAGACCGACCGGGACGTCTCTCGTCCGACTATCGGAACCGAAGCGACGCCCGCAGACGACTGA
- a CDS encoding helix-turn-helix transcriptional regulator: MADALTVVRRRRRILEYLSDRTASKRDIVAATDSSRSTVNRAISELSSLGLVERVEGGFRTTTPGRLSLGVVVEATETMRTIEEWSDVLSNVPVDASVSHRFLVGADVAAGDSAAPYSGIDDLFDRLRRADRIRGFSVTDNDPRWTRTLHERAASGAMRADIALTRPMAEYIIEEYAEQFDEYLAADGYEIRVCETLPFGLILLDVDGRTVAHLLVHDDRGSLVAQVENARPDAVEWAESRFIDRFEDGTPLSAFVE, from the coding sequence ATGGCGGATGCACTGACCGTCGTCCGGCGACGCCGCCGCATCCTCGAATATCTCTCGGACCGGACGGCGTCGAAGCGCGATATCGTCGCGGCGACGGATTCGTCGCGTTCGACCGTCAACCGCGCCATCTCCGAACTCTCGTCGCTCGGGTTGGTCGAACGAGTCGAGGGCGGGTTCCGGACGACGACGCCCGGGCGACTCTCATTGGGGGTGGTGGTGGAGGCGACAGAGACGATGCGGACGATAGAGGAGTGGAGTGACGTGCTCTCGAACGTCCCCGTCGATGCGTCCGTCTCGCACCGGTTTCTCGTCGGGGCGGACGTCGCCGCCGGAGATTCGGCCGCGCCCTACTCGGGCATCGACGACCTGTTCGACAGACTCCGGCGGGCCGACCGTATCCGCGGATTCTCCGTCACCGACAACGACCCCCGATGGACCCGGACGCTACACGAACGGGCGGCGTCGGGGGCGATGAGGGCCGATATCGCTCTCACCCGCCCGATGGCGGAGTACATCATCGAGGAGTACGCAGAGCAGTTCGACGAGTACCTCGCCGCGGACGGGTACGAGATTCGGGTCTGCGAGACGCTCCCGTTCGGTCTGATTCTCCTCGACGTGGACGGCCGGACGGTGGCGCACCTCCTCGTCCACGACGACCGGGGGTCGTTGGTCGCGCAGGTCGAAAACGCCCGCCCGGACGCCGTCGAGTGGGCCGAGTCGCGCTTTATCGACCGGTTCGAGGACGGCACTCCGCTCTCTGCGTTCGTCGAGTGA
- the idsA3 gene encoding geranylfarnesyl diphosphate synthase, with amino-acid sequence MNSEATEERVLEAVKQRRELVNDALDEDIPLEEPQRLYEATRYLLQAGGKRLRPTVTLLTAEALADVEPLSADYRAFPSLDSREIDVMTAAASIEVIQSFTLIHDDIMDDDDLRRGVPAVHKEYDTETAILAGDTLYAKAFELMTHTGADPENGLEAVRMLATTCTQICEGQAIDVEFERRTEVLPDEYLEMIELKTAVLYGAAAATAGVLMGASDDVVEALYRYGIDSGCAFQIQDDVLDLTVPSEKLGKQRGSDLVENKETMITLHARQQGVDVDGLLDASDIDDVTEAAVEEAVSELDDAGSIDFAREKAQELTDRAKDHLEVLPDNEARSLLRDIADYLITRGY; translated from the coding sequence ATGAACTCGGAAGCGACGGAGGAACGGGTGCTCGAAGCGGTCAAACAGCGGCGCGAACTCGTCAACGACGCATTGGACGAGGATATCCCGCTGGAAGAGCCACAGCGGCTCTACGAGGCGACGCGCTACCTGCTTCAGGCGGGCGGCAAGCGCCTCCGACCGACCGTGACGCTCCTCACGGCGGAGGCGCTCGCGGACGTCGAACCCCTCTCTGCGGACTACCGTGCGTTTCCGTCACTCGACTCCCGCGAGATAGACGTGATGACCGCCGCCGCGAGCATCGAGGTCATCCAGTCGTTCACGCTCATCCACGACGACATCATGGACGACGACGACCTCCGTCGCGGCGTCCCCGCAGTTCACAAAGAGTACGACACGGAGACGGCCATCCTCGCGGGTGACACGCTCTACGCGAAGGCGTTCGAGCTGATGACGCACACGGGCGCAGACCCCGAGAACGGACTCGAGGCCGTCCGCATGCTCGCGACCACCTGTACGCAGATCTGTGAGGGGCAGGCCATCGACGTCGAGTTCGAACGACGGACCGAGGTGTTGCCCGACGAGTATCTCGAGATGATAGAGCTGAAGACGGCCGTCCTCTACGGCGCCGCGGCGGCGACGGCGGGCGTCTTGATGGGCGCCAGCGACGACGTGGTCGAAGCGCTCTACCGGTACGGCATCGATTCGGGCTGTGCGTTCCAGATTCAAGACGACGTGTTGGATCTGACGGTGCCGTCGGAGAAACTCGGCAAACAGCGCGGCTCGGACCTCGTCGAGAACAAAGAGACCATGATCACGCTCCACGCCCGGCAACAGGGCGTCGACGTCGACGGCCTCCTCGACGCGTCGGACATCGACGACGTGACGGAAGCGGCGGTCGAAGAGGCGGTCTCCGAACTCGACGACGCCGGCTCTATCGACTTCGCCCGCGAGAAGGCCCAAGAACTCACCGACAGAGCGAAAGACCACCTCGAAGTCCTCCCCGACAACGAGGCTCGGTCGCTCCTGCGCGACATCGCCGACTACCTCATCACGCGCGGCTACTGA
- a CDS encoding LSM domain-containing protein, translated as MSGRPLDVLEASLTEPVTVNLKDGSAYYGTLAGYDQHMNVVLEPPEADEEDDVLGEIELTPVEDTTIIRGDNVVTIKA; from the coding sequence ATGAGCGGACGACCCCTAGACGTGCTCGAGGCTTCTCTGACGGAGCCTGTCACGGTCAATCTCAAGGACGGGAGCGCATACTACGGCACACTCGCCGGGTACGACCAACACATGAACGTCGTTCTCGAACCGCCCGAGGCGGACGAGGAAGACGACGTTCTCGGCGAGATAGAGCTCACCCCGGTCGAAGACACAACGATTATACGCGGCGATAACGTCGTCACAATCAAAGCATGA
- a CDS encoding acyl-CoA dehydrogenase family protein has translation MTLADAGSALTDEQRAVRDVVREFAEQEIRPTAAAADDDERFPEEVWDGLAELDLTGLTVPERYGGVDADRTTYALVNEEVAHGQLAVATALSVHCLATSCIAEFGSESQRERWLPEMASGRPVGMFALSEPHAGSNPAEMSTVARREGDEYVLNGEKQWITNGARGEVCIVFAKTDPDDPNSVTQFLVPKDAGFEVGKKEHKLGLRASDTTGLSFDDVRIPAENRLTDEGAGLSAAFHILTGGRIGIAAQAVGLAQAALDEAKAYATEREQFGNPIGEIQTIRHKIADMATDVHAARLTVREAARLDDEGEDTRVAAAMAKYTASETAVDVTNEAVQIHGGYGYTTDFDVERFYRDAKITTIYEGTSEIQKEIIARGVLD, from the coding sequence ATGACACTCGCAGACGCCGGTTCGGCGCTCACGGACGAACAACGCGCGGTACGCGACGTGGTGCGTGAGTTCGCAGAGCAGGAGATTCGTCCCACCGCCGCGGCGGCGGACGACGACGAACGGTTCCCCGAAGAGGTGTGGGACGGACTCGCCGAACTCGATCTGACGGGGTTGACGGTTCCGGAGAGGTACGGCGGCGTCGACGCCGACCGAACGACGTACGCCCTCGTCAACGAGGAGGTGGCACACGGTCAACTCGCCGTCGCCACGGCCCTCTCCGTTCACTGTCTGGCCACGTCCTGCATCGCCGAGTTCGGCTCCGAATCGCAGAGGGAACGCTGGCTTCCCGAGATGGCGTCCGGTCGGCCGGTGGGGATGTTCGCGCTCTCGGAACCGCACGCCGGGTCGAACCCGGCGGAGATGTCCACCGTCGCGCGGCGAGAGGGCGACGAGTACGTCCTGAACGGCGAGAAACAGTGGATAACGAACGGCGCGCGCGGCGAGGTGTGCATCGTCTTCGCGAAGACGGACCCCGACGACCCGAACTCGGTCACGCAGTTTCTCGTCCCGAAGGACGCCGGGTTCGAGGTGGGAAAGAAAGAACACAAACTCGGTCTCCGCGCGTCCGACACGACGGGACTTTCCTTCGACGACGTGCGTATCCCCGCGGAGAACCGACTCACCGACGAAGGTGCGGGTCTCTCCGCGGCGTTCCACATCCTCACCGGCGGGCGAATCGGCATCGCCGCGCAGGCGGTCGGACTCGCGCAGGCCGCCCTCGACGAGGCGAAAGCGTACGCGACGGAGAGAGAGCAGTTCGGGAACCCCATCGGCGAGATACAGACGATTCGACACAAGATAGCCGACATGGCGACTGACGTCCACGCCGCGCGTCTTACGGTCCGCGAGGCGGCCAGACTCGACGACGAGGGCGAAGACACGCGCGTGGCCGCCGCGATGGCGAAGTACACCGCCAGCGAGACGGCCGTTGACGTGACCAACGAGGCGGTCCAGATTCACGGCGGATACGGCTACACGACGGATTTCGACGTCGAACGGTTCTACCGCGACGCGAAGATAACGACCATCTACGAGGGCACCTCCGAGATACAAAAGGAGATAATCGCGCGGGGCGTCCTCGATTGA
- a CDS encoding ribonuclease J, with amino-acid sequence MEIEIATIGGYEEVGRQMTAVRAGDDVVVFDMGLNLSQVLIHDNVETEKMHSLDLIDMGAIPDDRIMSDLEGDVKAIVPTHGHLDHIGAISKLAHRYDAPIVATPFTIELVKQQVEGENKFNVGNDLVKMSAGETMSIGDSEQVELEFVNVTHSIIDAINPVLHTPEGAVVYGLDKRMDHTPVLGDPIDMKRFREIGREGEGVLCYIEDCTNAGRKGRTPSESVARRHLKDVMTSIEDYDGGIVATTFSSHIARVKSLVEFAKDIGRQPVLLGRSMEKYSGTAERLGFVDIPDDVGMYGHRKSVDRAFKRIMKEGKENYLPIVTGHQGEPRAMLTRMGRGETPYEIENGDKVIFSARVIPEPTNEGQRYQSERLLKMQGARIYDEIHVSGHLREEGHFEMLDALQPQHIIPAHQNLKGFAPYVDLCESQGYALGRDLHVTRNGNMIQLVE; translated from the coding sequence ATGGAAATCGAAATTGCGACAATCGGCGGATACGAAGAAGTCGGTCGACAGATGACGGCCGTTCGCGCGGGCGACGACGTCGTCGTCTTCGACATGGGCCTGAACCTGTCTCAGGTTCTCATCCACGACAACGTGGAGACCGAAAAGATGCACAGTCTCGACCTCATCGACATGGGTGCGATTCCGGACGACCGCATCATGTCGGACTTAGAGGGCGACGTGAAGGCCATCGTTCCGACACACGGCCACCTCGACCACATCGGTGCCATCTCCAAACTGGCCCACCGCTACGATGCGCCCATCGTGGCCACGCCCTTTACCATCGAACTGGTGAAACAGCAGGTCGAAGGCGAGAACAAGTTCAACGTCGGCAACGACCTGGTGAAGATGAGCGCGGGCGAGACGATGTCCATCGGGGACTCGGAGCAGGTCGAACTGGAGTTCGTCAACGTGACTCACTCCATCATCGACGCCATCAACCCCGTCCTCCACACGCCGGAGGGAGCCGTCGTCTACGGCCTCGACAAGCGGATGGACCACACGCCGGTCCTCGGGGACCCCATCGACATGAAGCGCTTCCGCGAAATCGGTCGCGAGGGCGAGGGCGTCCTCTGTTACATCGAGGACTGCACGAACGCCGGACGGAAGGGTCGAACGCCCTCCGAGTCCGTCGCGCGCCGTCACCTCAAAGACGTGATGACGAGCATCGAGGACTACGACGGCGGCATCGTGGCGACGACGTTCTCCTCTCATATCGCCCGCGTGAAGTCCCTCGTCGAGTTCGCGAAGGACATCGGCCGCCAGCCCGTCCTCTTGGGTCGGTCGATGGAGAAGTACTCCGGAACCGCAGAACGCCTCGGCTTCGTCGACATTCCGGACGACGTCGGCATGTACGGCCACCGTAAGTCCGTCGACCGGGCGTTCAAGCGAATCATGAAGGAGGGCAAAGAGAACTACCTGCCCATCGTCACGGGCCACCAGGGCGAACCGCGCGCGATGCTCACTCGGATGGGCCGCGGCGAGACGCCGTACGAAATCGAGAACGGCGACAAGGTCATCTTCTCGGCGCGCGTCATCCCGGAGCCGACGAACGAGGGCCAGCGCTACCAGTCCGAACGCCTCCTGAAGATGCAGGGCGCTCGCATCTACGACGAAATCCACGTCTCGGGCCACCTGCGCGAGGAGGGACACTTCGAGATGCTCGACGCGCTTCAGCCCCAGCACATCATCCCGGCTCACCAGAACCTCAAAGGCTTCGCGCCGTACGTGGACCTCTGTGAGTCGCAGGGCTACGCGTTGGGTCGTGACCTTCACGTCACGCGCAACGGGAACATGATCCAGCTGGTGGAGTAA
- a CDS encoding HAD family hydrolase: MNPTKTDLAAFDAVVWDLDGTLVHLTVDWDDVAADVTETLDAHGVDAGGMDLWAMLDLADEATVRDEVEAVIAEYESVGARESGRLPHADALGANGAAEGVCSLNCEDACRTALDVHGLTEHVDAVVGRDSVATRKPDPKPLLETIDRIGADPDSTVFVGDSLTDEQAADRAGVEFLYVGGRPSSLG; the protein is encoded by the coding sequence GTGAATCCGACGAAGACGGACCTCGCGGCGTTCGACGCCGTCGTGTGGGACCTGGACGGGACGCTCGTCCACCTGACGGTCGATTGGGACGACGTGGCGGCCGACGTGACGGAGACGCTCGACGCACACGGCGTAGACGCCGGCGGGATGGACCTCTGGGCGATGTTGGACCTCGCGGACGAGGCGACGGTCCGCGACGAGGTAGAAGCGGTCATCGCAGAGTACGAGTCCGTGGGTGCGCGGGAGTCCGGGCGACTCCCCCACGCGGACGCACTCGGCGCGAACGGCGCGGCAGAGGGCGTCTGCTCGCTCAACTGCGAGGACGCCTGCCGCACCGCACTCGACGTCCACGGCCTCACTGAACACGTCGACGCCGTCGTCGGGCGCGACTCCGTCGCCACCAGAAAACCCGACCCGAAACCGCTGTTGGAGACGATAGACAGAATCGGTGCCGACCCCGACTCGACCGTCTTCGTCGGCGACTCTCTCACCGACGAACAGGCCGCAGACCGCGCGGGCGTCGAGTTCCTGTACGTGGGCGGTCGGCCGTCGTCACTCGGCTGA